The following proteins come from a genomic window of Enterobacter chengduensis:
- a CDS encoding cytochrome ubiquinol oxidase subunit I gives MFALDAFHLARIQFAFTVSFHILFPAITIGLASYLVVLEGMWLRTKNGVWRSLYHFWLKIFAVNFGMGVVSGLVMAYQFGTNWSGFSQFAGSITGPLLTYEVLTAFFLEAGFLGVMMFGWNKVGPGLHFFSTCMVALGTLMSTFWILASNSWMHTPQGFTIENGQVIPQDWLAIVFNPSFPYRLIHMAIAAFLSSALFVGASGAWHLLRGNDTPAVRTMFSMAMWMALLVAPIQAVVGDMHGLNTLEHQPAKIAAIEGHWENPPGEATPLLLFGLPDMEEERTKYGLEIPALGSLILTHSLDKQVPALKDFPKEDRPNSTIVFWSFRVMVGMGLLMITLGLISVWLRYRHRLFHSRPFHWFALCMGPAGLLALLAGWVTTEVGRQPWVVYGYLRTVDAVSLHSTLQMSISLLAFFVVYSSVFGVGYVYLIRLIKKGPQPVDTLTSNTSGTPARPLSAAESVPEEEKI, from the coding sequence ATGTTCGCACTTGATGCATTCCATTTGGCCAGAATTCAGTTCGCTTTTACCGTCTCGTTCCACATCCTGTTTCCCGCGATCACCATCGGCCTCGCCAGCTATCTGGTGGTGCTGGAGGGCATGTGGCTGCGCACCAAAAACGGCGTCTGGCGATCGCTATACCATTTCTGGCTCAAGATATTTGCCGTTAACTTCGGCATGGGCGTCGTTTCCGGTCTGGTGATGGCGTACCAGTTTGGCACCAACTGGAGCGGGTTTTCCCAGTTCGCGGGCAGCATTACCGGGCCCCTTCTGACCTATGAGGTGCTCACCGCCTTCTTTCTGGAGGCCGGATTCCTCGGCGTCATGATGTTCGGCTGGAATAAGGTCGGCCCGGGGCTGCACTTCTTTTCGACCTGCATGGTGGCGCTCGGCACGCTGATGTCGACCTTCTGGATCCTCGCCTCCAACAGCTGGATGCATACGCCGCAGGGTTTCACTATCGAAAACGGGCAGGTCATTCCGCAGGACTGGCTGGCCATCGTCTTTAACCCCTCCTTCCCTTACCGCCTGATTCATATGGCTATCGCCGCGTTTCTGAGCAGCGCGCTGTTTGTCGGCGCGTCCGGCGCATGGCATCTGCTGCGCGGTAACGATACGCCCGCCGTGCGCACCATGTTTTCGATGGCGATGTGGATGGCGCTGCTGGTCGCGCCCATTCAGGCGGTGGTAGGCGATATGCACGGCCTGAACACGCTTGAGCATCAGCCGGCAAAAATTGCCGCCATTGAGGGTCACTGGGAAAATCCCCCCGGCGAGGCCACCCCGCTGCTGCTGTTTGGTCTGCCGGACATGGAGGAGGAGCGCACGAAATACGGCCTCGAGATCCCCGCGCTCGGCAGCCTGATCCTGACGCACAGCCTGGACAAGCAGGTCCCGGCGCTCAAAGATTTTCCGAAAGAGGATCGGCCAAACTCGACCATCGTTTTCTGGTCGTTCCGCGTGATGGTCGGGATGGGCCTGCTGATGATTACCCTTGGTCTGATCAGCGTCTGGCTGCGCTATCGTCACCGGCTTTTCCACTCGCGCCCGTTCCACTGGTTTGCCCTCTGCATGGGGCCTGCCGGGCTGCTGGCGCTGCTCGCGGGCTGGGTGACCACCGAAGTGGGGCGTCAGCCGTGGGTCGTCTATGGCTACCTGCGCACCGTTGACGCGGTATCGCTGCACAGCACCCTGCAGATGAGCATCAGCCTGCTGGCCTTCTTTGTCGTCTATTCATCCGTGTTTGGCGTGGGCTATGTTTACCTCATCCGGCTGATTAAGAAAGGCCCGCAGCCCGTCGATACGCTGACGTCAAACACCTCGGGCACCCCTGCCCGTCCGCTGTCTGCCGCTGAGTCTGTACCGGAAGAGGAGAAAATCTGA
- a CDS encoding general stress protein produces MAEHRGGSGNFAEDREKASEAGRKGGQHSGGNFKNDPQRASEAGKKGGQNSHGGGRKSDNS; encoded by the coding sequence ATGGCAGAGCATCGTGGTGGTTCCGGTAATTTCGCTGAAGACCGTGAAAAAGCATCAGAAGCTGGACGTAAAGGCGGCCAGCACAGCGGCGGTAATTTTAAAAACGATCCGCAACGCGCGTCTGAAGCGGGTAAGAAAGGAGGACAGAACAGTCACGGCGGAGGCCGTAAGTCTGATAACTCCTGA
- the cydB gene encoding cytochrome d ubiquinol oxidase subunit II — translation MGVDISVIWFAIIVFATLMYIIMDGFDLGIGLLFNFVGDAKERDVMVNSVAPVWDGNETWLVLGGAGLFGAFPLAYAVIIDALTIPLTAMLIGLIFRGVAFEFRFKATPSHRRFWDYSFAGGSLLATFSQGIVVGAVINGFDVEGRRFVGSALDWLTPFNLFCGIGLVVAYTLLGTTWLIMKSEGALQQRMRELTRHVLLALMVVIAVVSIWTPLGWQYVADRWFTLPNFFWFLPVPLLVGLFSVLIWRLTRNPASHSRPFLLTLGLIFLGFSGLGISLWPNIIPPRITLWEAAAPPASQLFMLVGTLLIIPVILVYTAWSYYVFRGKVSDTEGYH, via the coding sequence ATGGGCGTCGATATCTCAGTGATTTGGTTTGCCATCATCGTGTTTGCCACGCTGATGTACATCATCATGGATGGCTTCGATCTGGGCATTGGCCTGCTGTTTAACTTCGTGGGCGATGCGAAAGAGCGCGACGTGATGGTCAACAGCGTAGCGCCCGTCTGGGACGGCAACGAGACCTGGCTGGTGCTCGGCGGCGCGGGGCTGTTCGGCGCGTTTCCGCTGGCCTATGCGGTCATTATCGATGCGCTGACGATCCCGCTCACCGCGATGCTGATCGGCCTCATCTTTCGCGGCGTCGCCTTTGAGTTCCGCTTCAAGGCCACCCCCTCACACCGCAGGTTCTGGGACTACTCCTTTGCCGGCGGCTCCCTGCTCGCCACCTTCAGTCAGGGGATTGTCGTCGGTGCAGTGATCAACGGCTTTGACGTGGAGGGCCGACGTTTTGTCGGCTCGGCGCTCGACTGGCTGACCCCCTTCAACCTCTTCTGCGGCATCGGCTTGGTCGTCGCCTACACGCTGCTGGGCACCACCTGGCTCATTATGAAAAGCGAAGGCGCGCTGCAACAGCGCATGCGCGAGCTGACCCGCCACGTGCTGCTGGCGCTGATGGTGGTCATCGCCGTAGTGAGCATCTGGACGCCGCTCGGCTGGCAGTACGTGGCCGACCGCTGGTTTACCCTGCCCAACTTCTTCTGGTTCCTGCCGGTTCCGCTGCTGGTTGGGCTTTTCAGCGTGCTGATCTGGCGCCTGACCCGCAACCCGGCCAGCCACTCCCGCCCCTTCCTGCTGACGCTGGGGCTGATCTTCCTCGGGTTTAGCGGGCTGGGCATCAGCCTCTGGCCGAACATTATTCCGCCGCGCATCACCCTGTGGGAAGCCGCGGCCCCGCCTGCCAGCCAGCTGTTTATGCTGGTTGGGACGTTACTGATTATTCCGGTGATCCTGGTGTACACCGCCTGGAGCTACTACGTCTTCCGGGGCAAAGTTTCGGATACTGAAGGCTATCACTGA
- a CDS encoding ferritin-like domain-containing protein, with the protein MNHVEHYHDWLRDAHAMEKQAESMLESMASRIDNYPDVRARIEQHINETKRQITLLEEILDRNAISRSVLKDSMSKMAALGQSIGGMFPSDEIVKGSISGYVFEQFEIACYTSLLAAAKKAGDVASVPAIETILAEEREMADWLIRHIPQTTEQFLLRSDADGVEAKK; encoded by the coding sequence ATGAATCACGTAGAACACTACCATGACTGGCTACGCGATGCCCATGCGATGGAAAAGCAAGCCGAATCCATGCTGGAATCTATGGCCAGCCGTATCGATAATTATCCTGATGTTCGCGCCAGAATAGAACAGCATATTAATGAGACAAAACGGCAAATCACATTGCTGGAGGAAATCCTCGACCGTAATGCTATTTCTCGTTCGGTCTTAAAAGACTCAATGAGCAAAATGGCGGCGCTGGGTCAATCCATCGGCGGCATGTTCCCTTCAGACGAAATCGTGAAGGGCTCGATCAGCGGCTATGTCTTCGAACAGTTTGAAATCGCCTGCTATACCTCCCTGCTCGCTGCGGCAAAAAAAGCGGGCGACGTCGCCTCGGTCCCCGCTATCGAGACGATTCTGGCGGAAGAGCGTGAAATGGCCGACTGGCTGATTCGCCATATTCCTCAGACCACGGAACAGTTCCTGCTGCGTTCAGACGCAGACGGTGTCGAAGCGAAAAAATAG
- a CDS encoding ferritin-like domain-containing protein, giving the protein MNMKSVEDVFIHLLSDTYSAEKQLTRALGKLARAASSEKLSAAFTAHLEETQGQIERIDQIVEQEDGIKIKRMKCVAMEGLIEEANEVIESTEKNEVRDAALIAAAQKVEHYEIASYGTLATLAEQLGYKKAVKLLAETLEEEKETDLKLTDLAVGNINQKAQK; this is encoded by the coding sequence ATGAATATGAAAAGCGTCGAGGATGTTTTTATTCATTTACTATCGGATACCTACAGCGCAGAAAAGCAGCTTACCCGCGCGCTGGGCAAGCTTGCCCGCGCCGCGTCCAGCGAGAAGCTGAGCGCCGCCTTCACCGCACACCTTGAAGAGACGCAGGGTCAGATCGAACGTATCGACCAGATTGTCGAGCAGGAAGACGGTATTAAGATCAAACGCATGAAGTGCGTGGCGATGGAAGGCTTAATTGAAGAAGCCAACGAAGTTATCGAGAGCACGGAAAAAAATGAAGTGCGTGATGCCGCGCTTATTGCCGCTGCACAAAAAGTGGAGCATTACGAAATAGCCAGCTACGGTACCCTCGCCACATTAGCAGAACAGCTGGGCTATAAAAAAGCCGTTAAGCTTCTGGCCGAAACGCTGGAAGAAGAAAAAGAGACCGACCTTAAACTCACCGACCTGGCCGTTGGAAATATTAACCAAAAAGCGCAAAAATGA